In Persicimonas caeni, a single window of DNA contains:
- a CDS encoding PPC domain-containing protein gives MASAVLPSLRGLVFSSLLVVFAAFGLIGCGGGSECDDVSCEFGVCQAGACVNPDSCTTDMNCLPGSVCAEEGVCKALTACSTDSECDSGSCQNGACTNPETCETNDDCFERTYCAEDGTCQPDPCNTFQCTTGQCARGTKTCESKESCTLETEGEDCVEGERCLDGNCYAPEAYCDAMACEQGVCSFEERTCVNADDCKGDSANCLDGYYCNDANECVEDLCTVNNVECTDGGVCVPSLGECENADPCASNDECLSGHLCVEGTCRLEENACGDAGCLGNQICEHDPDTLEVSCLEATDCETSLGCFDDRQCAGGICIDPVSCEADRFEPNNSAGEATDFDAHSSALAVAATACSGDTDVYSINTRAIPNFPLRGTFVVTAEYAKRDIGLGGLTLELIDPQGNTVATEDSGEMGKDGIVEIRHTLSAAAHGIYTLQVTDSGDISTAGVSYTLSADIVLSDTVDACNAATLLEAGQPLNGNTSDGTSYMLGSSCAGIHNPSLENIYQFELTETSDVTLTVTPTSGNNNVDMAVSVRRACERLATEQACSNTSTSGGEVVDAVLPPGTYYAIVETAEGTSGSSYRIHMAANAVTCSEADNSCLDANTAEVCVDNSTFTSTSCNLGCDPSTGECLASEGDTCERAYLYNGNISETIDWSLYTNRYEMAVGGCVPAERGDTYTRGSEAVYAIPLDAGYGLSARLEFPPGEYGSLYLLSGCLNASASCEAGANDGSSTSETLNYINDTGRPTTVYLVADSRSVGQTTAQLDVQIGEVICSPSSRICNADDNVEQCNGAGTAYRLDETCNYGCDGGVCNEPPNQECNGAIEVVPGTPITEPIDDFTNNLNAGQSCSGTATAGPEAFYKVVTTQADQVVTVEVVAPYDVVLYAVDSCSSSTPSCTAGVDNAGVSTPEILEFFAPTPGEYVVAVDTDSTAPTGNFIISASTQATQCTAYQMIGCSQTNPGTLEYCSALGVVREFDCPSGSCTNAACDNPTGDVCLDAIPTSGGSTHTGDFSTLTADYAPDDNFCPGLNFTQNGPEAVYAIDLLAGETVTADMTSSTTDIGIYIVRDCNDMENSCLNGQDSGGTESATYTASSDERVYIVADSYSSSTTSGTYQLDVTVTP, from the coding sequence ATGGCTTCTGCAGTACTTCCTTCCCTTCGCGGTCTCGTATTTTCTTCATTGCTCGTGGTCTTTGCGGCGTTCGGTCTGATCGGGTGCGGCGGCGGCTCGGAGTGTGACGACGTCTCGTGCGAATTCGGCGTCTGTCAGGCTGGCGCGTGCGTCAACCCCGACAGTTGCACGACCGACATGAATTGCCTGCCCGGCTCGGTGTGCGCCGAAGAGGGCGTGTGCAAGGCGCTGACCGCCTGCTCGACCGACTCCGAGTGTGACTCGGGCAGCTGCCAGAACGGCGCCTGCACCAACCCGGAGACCTGCGAGACCAACGACGACTGCTTCGAGCGCACCTACTGCGCCGAGGACGGCACCTGCCAGCCCGACCCGTGCAACACGTTCCAGTGCACCACCGGCCAGTGCGCCCGCGGCACGAAGACCTGCGAGAGCAAAGAGTCCTGCACCCTCGAGACCGAGGGCGAGGACTGCGTCGAAGGCGAGCGTTGCCTCGACGGAAACTGCTACGCACCGGAAGCCTACTGCGATGCGATGGCCTGCGAGCAGGGCGTCTGCAGCTTCGAAGAGCGCACCTGCGTCAACGCCGACGACTGCAAGGGCGACAGCGCCAACTGCCTCGACGGCTACTACTGCAACGACGCCAACGAGTGCGTCGAAGACCTGTGCACGGTCAACAACGTCGAGTGCACCGACGGCGGCGTCTGCGTGCCGTCGCTCGGCGAGTGCGAGAACGCCGACCCGTGCGCCTCGAACGACGAGTGCCTCTCCGGCCACCTGTGCGTCGAAGGGACTTGCCGCCTCGAAGAAAACGCCTGCGGCGACGCCGGCTGCCTGGGCAACCAGATCTGCGAGCACGACCCCGACACCCTCGAGGTGAGCTGCCTGGAAGCCACCGACTGCGAGACCTCGCTCGGCTGCTTCGACGACCGCCAGTGCGCCGGCGGCATCTGCATCGACCCGGTCAGCTGCGAGGCCGACCGCTTCGAGCCCAACAACTCGGCTGGCGAAGCGACCGACTTCGACGCCCACTCCTCGGCGCTCGCCGTGGCCGCCACGGCCTGCAGCGGCGACACCGACGTCTACAGCATCAACACCCGCGCGATCCCCAATTTCCCGCTGCGCGGCACCTTCGTGGTCACCGCCGAGTACGCCAAGCGCGACATTGGCCTGGGCGGCCTGACCCTCGAGCTCATCGACCCGCAGGGCAACACTGTGGCCACCGAAGACAGCGGCGAGATGGGCAAAGACGGCATCGTCGAGATTCGCCACACGCTCAGCGCCGCCGCGCACGGCATCTATACCCTGCAGGTGACCGACTCGGGCGACATCTCCACCGCCGGCGTCTCCTACACGCTCAGCGCCGACATCGTCTTGTCCGACACGGTCGACGCGTGCAACGCCGCCACGCTGCTCGAGGCGGGCCAGCCCCTCAACGGCAACACCAGCGACGGCACCAGCTACATGCTCGGGTCGAGCTGCGCGGGGATTCACAACCCGTCGCTCGAGAATATCTACCAGTTCGAGCTCACCGAGACCTCCGACGTGACCCTGACGGTCACGCCGACCTCGGGCAACAACAACGTCGACATGGCCGTGTCGGTGCGCCGCGCGTGTGAGCGCCTGGCCACCGAGCAGGCCTGTTCGAACACGTCCACCTCGGGCGGCGAAGTCGTCGACGCGGTGCTCCCTCCCGGAACCTACTACGCCATCGTCGAGACCGCCGAAGGCACCAGCGGCAGTTCCTACCGCATCCACATGGCCGCCAACGCGGTGACCTGCTCGGAGGCCGACAACAGCTGCCTCGACGCGAACACCGCCGAGGTCTGCGTCGACAACAGCACGTTCACCTCCACGTCGTGCAACTTGGGCTGCGACCCGAGCACCGGCGAGTGCTTGGCCTCCGAGGGCGACACCTGCGAGCGCGCCTACCTCTACAACGGCAATATCAGCGAGACGATCGACTGGTCGCTCTACACCAACCGCTACGAGATGGCCGTGGGCGGCTGCGTGCCCGCCGAGCGCGGCGACACCTACACCCGCGGCTCCGAGGCGGTCTACGCCATTCCGCTCGACGCCGGCTACGGCCTGTCGGCCAGGCTCGAGTTCCCTCCCGGCGAGTACGGTTCGCTGTACTTGCTGTCGGGGTGCCTGAACGCCTCGGCCTCGTGTGAGGCGGGCGCCAACGACGGCAGCTCGACGAGCGAGACGCTCAACTACATCAACGACACCGGCCGACCGACCACCGTCTACCTGGTCGCCGACAGCCGCTCGGTGGGCCAGACCACCGCTCAACTCGACGTGCAGATCGGCGAGGTCATCTGCTCCCCGTCGAGCCGCATCTGCAACGCCGACGACAACGTCGAGCAGTGCAACGGTGCCGGCACCGCCTACCGCCTCGACGAGACGTGCAACTACGGCTGCGACGGCGGCGTGTGCAATGAGCCGCCCAACCAGGAGTGCAACGGCGCCATCGAGGTCGTGCCGGGCACGCCGATCACCGAGCCGATCGACGACTTCACCAACAACCTCAACGCCGGCCAGTCCTGCTCGGGCACCGCGACCGCCGGCCCCGAGGCGTTCTACAAGGTCGTGACCACCCAGGCAGATCAAGTCGTGACCGTCGAGGTCGTCGCCCCCTACGACGTCGTCCTCTACGCGGTCGACAGCTGCTCGTCGAGCACGCCCAGCTGCACCGCCGGCGTCGACAACGCGGGCGTGTCGACCCCCGAGATCTTGGAGTTCTTCGCCCCCACCCCGGGCGAGTACGTCGTGGCCGTGGACACCGACAGCACCGCGCCGACCGGCAACTTCATCATCTCGGCGTCGACCCAGGCCACCCAGTGCACCGCCTACCAGATGATCGGCTGCTCGCAGACCAATCCGGGCACCCTCGAGTATTGCAGCGCGCTGGGCGTCGTGCGCGAGTTCGACTGCCCGAGCGGCTCGTGCACCAACGCCGCCTGTGACAACCCCACCGGCGACGTCTGCCTGGACGCGATTCCGACCAGCGGCGGAAGCACCCACACCGGCGACTTCTCGACGCTGACGGCAGACTACGCGCCCGACGACAATTTCTGCCCCGGACTCAACTTCACCCAGAATGGCCCCGAGGCGGTCTACGCCATCGACCTTTTGGCCGGCGAGACGGTCACCGCCGACATGACCAGCTCGACCACCGATATCGGCATCTATATCGTGCGCGACTGCAACGATATGGAGAACTCGTGCCTCAACGGGCAGGACAGCGGCGGCACCGAGTCGGCGACCTACACCGCCTCGTCCGACGAGCGGGTCTATATCGTGGCCGACTCGTACAGCTCGAGCACCACCAGCGGCACCTACCAACTCGACGTCACGGTAACGCCGTGA
- a CDS encoding C45 family autoproteolytic acyltransferase/hydolase codes for MSTPHGDLLFLNVRGSFADMAGQLGERMGDQIHAGAVPFFATYLEAVLQKNSPVAKVSNVLRWATHRWVTNRLEENLPREFYEAALALARTSGLQPETLFKAYLMPESFLWLIGQYHKLLGTGPANGLGAPPSFGCTSAVVRSPLSSTMMHGRNFDYFGVEHWDKNATVVFYHPDDGIDYVAVSSAGILGGGITGMNAAGLTMVVHQHFLDEFDLDGVPVGYAGDKVMRHAHTIEEAVAILRDNPPVAGWTYVMTEGDTGRAAIYEVAPGRENFYVIPSSQHKFGYANVYWGADLVDAEVDYYPQYRRANYARQERVNDCLRTLGERDGDLAPVDVAGVLGDFVDPTTERRRLFGKSIANVNTVASVVFEPEHRRVWVGAGGSPTSKNWFIPFTLDANGSHTGGPDLSQDPFLPDRAWHHSAHGQAFELYRKACHRYWAGETDSRLLILIEHALALFPQEPNLHVLAGLLALRIGRAKRAEGAFRRALEQVVDPARRAEIGLFLAWALDLQEQRGAAKYLYKRILKDDACDAPTRKRARIGRWKRFTQSQAESLPLDFVYAGVP; via the coding sequence GTGAGCACGCCCCACGGGGACCTGCTCTTCTTGAACGTGCGCGGCAGCTTCGCCGACATGGCCGGCCAGCTCGGCGAGCGCATGGGCGACCAGATTCACGCCGGCGCCGTGCCCTTCTTTGCGACCTATCTGGAGGCGGTGCTGCAGAAGAACTCGCCGGTGGCCAAGGTCTCCAACGTGCTGCGTTGGGCGACCCACCGATGGGTGACGAACCGCCTCGAGGAGAACCTGCCGCGCGAGTTCTACGAGGCCGCCCTGGCACTCGCACGCACCTCGGGGCTGCAGCCGGAGACGCTGTTCAAGGCCTACCTGATGCCGGAGAGCTTTTTGTGGCTCATCGGCCAGTACCACAAATTGCTGGGCACCGGCCCGGCCAACGGCCTGGGCGCCCCGCCCTCGTTTGGCTGCACGAGCGCCGTGGTGCGCTCGCCGCTGTCGTCGACGATGATGCACGGGCGCAACTTCGACTATTTCGGCGTCGAGCATTGGGACAAGAATGCCACGGTCGTCTTCTACCACCCCGACGACGGCATCGACTATGTGGCCGTCTCCAGCGCCGGGATCTTGGGCGGTGGCATCACGGGCATGAACGCGGCCGGGCTGACGATGGTCGTCCACCAGCATTTCCTCGACGAGTTCGACCTCGACGGGGTGCCGGTGGGCTACGCCGGCGACAAGGTGATGCGCCACGCGCACACCATCGAAGAGGCGGTGGCGATCCTGCGCGACAACCCGCCGGTGGCCGGCTGGACCTACGTGATGACCGAGGGCGACACCGGGCGCGCGGCGATCTACGAGGTCGCGCCGGGGCGCGAGAATTTCTACGTCATCCCCTCCTCGCAGCATAAATTCGGCTACGCCAACGTCTACTGGGGCGCCGATCTGGTCGACGCCGAGGTCGACTATTACCCGCAGTACCGTCGCGCCAACTACGCGCGCCAGGAGCGGGTCAACGACTGCCTGCGCACCCTGGGCGAGCGCGACGGCGACCTGGCCCCCGTCGACGTCGCCGGTGTCTTGGGCGACTTCGTCGACCCGACCACCGAGCGGCGCCGGCTCTTCGGCAAGAGCATCGCCAACGTCAACACGGTCGCCAGCGTCGTCTTCGAGCCCGAGCATCGGCGCGTCTGGGTGGGCGCGGGCGGCTCGCCGACGTCCAAGAACTGGTTCATCCCCTTCACCCTCGACGCCAACGGCAGCCACACCGGCGGGCCGGACCTGTCGCAGGACCCCTTCTTGCCCGACCGCGCCTGGCACCACAGCGCCCACGGCCAAGCCTTCGAGCTGTACCGCAAAGCCTGCCACCGCTACTGGGCCGGCGAGACCGACAGCCGGCTGTTGATCCTCATCGAGCACGCCCTGGCGCTCTTTCCTCAGGAGCCCAACCTGCATGTGCTCGCCGGCTTGCTGGCCCTGCGCATCGGCCGCGCCAAGCGCGCCGAAGGGGCGTTTCGCCGCGCCCTCGAGCAGGTCGTCGACCCGGCGCGCCGCGCCGAGATCGGCCTCTTTTTGGCCTGGGCGCTCGACCTGCAAGAGCAGCGCGGCGCGGCTAAATACCTCTACAAGCGCATCCTCAAAGACGACGCCTGCGACGCCCCCACCCGAAAGCGCGCCCGCATCGGACGCTGGAAGCGGTTCACCCAGTCGCAGGCCGAGAGCCTGCCGCTCGACTTCGTGTACGCGGGCGTGCCGTGA